One Dermacentor silvarum isolate Dsil-2018 chromosome 10, BIME_Dsil_1.4, whole genome shotgun sequence genomic window carries:
- the LOC119431515 gene encoding uncharacterized protein LOC119431515, which translates to MDFRLTEPRLSPEQQALFMRIGLCLLALVLSRSHYGLPLRLRGGASVAERFTRRAAQLCNTTSCRLTATLLKETLDHRGSPCDNLYAYVCSGWLQEPSFTSTHEKQMALLTWHARSGLRRIAQRANTTDHVVTGERGNLQPNQQPPTTSNQQGPVGVGQVTSSSAKAAVLYSRCLAASLEHRADALAAFLQDLGLGTFGDVVEYPVELAIKLDLYYDLKTLFDLRRHPTWQRQDGRPLLSMGRRTDLEPWRRERNRMRRDLTYLKFVQRYVNAILVHVNYSTDTNENVHQAGTLDLIAHRIMTTEEVVLAMTAVIPDDDPSHYHAIVPLMPSSSSSLWPPSLAINNFSEVAVGHPAVLGYQDVLMYDLPPSGVTAYVTWELVRQLVPLTDQKFSQSTAEATCFEAVYRLMPYPSLMPGIEALDSYKGWLEAELIFKDVAEALVNFMNVHGVAVRAQ; encoded by the exons ATGGACTTCCGGCTGACGGAGCCTCGGCTGAGTCCCGAGCAGCAGGCGCTGTTCATGCGCATCGGACTCTGCCTGCTGGCGCTG GTCCTGTCCCGCAGCCACTACGGGTTGCCGCTGCGGCTACGAGGGGGCGCCAGCGTGGCCGAGCGCTTCACGCGTCGGGCCGCGCAACTGTGCAACACTACCTCCTGCCGCCTGACCGCAACGCTGCTGAAG gaaacgTTGGACCACCGCGGCAGCCCGTGCGACAACCTGTACGCGTACGTGTGCTCGGGATGGTTGCAGGAGCCCTCGTTCACCAGCACGCACGAAAAGCAGATGGCGCTGCTGACGTGGCACGCACGCTCTGGGCTCAGGCGCATTGCTCAGCGCGCGAACACCACGGACCACGTTGTCACTGGCGAGCG AGGTAACCTGCAACCAAACCAGCAGCCCCCTACCACCAGTAACCAGCAGGGTCCAGTGGGCGTTGGCCAGGTGACGTCGAGCTCCGCCAAGGCCGCCGTGCTGTATAGCCGGTGCCTAGCGGCTTCGTTGGAGCACCGCGCCGATGCCCTGGCCGCCTTTCTACAAGACCTGGGCCTCGGCACTTTCGGTGACGTCGTCGAGTACCCGGTCGAGCTTGCCATCAAGCTCGACCTATATTACGACCTGAAG ACACTGTTCGACTTGCGGCGGCACCCGACATGGCAGCGACAGGATGGCCGACCGCTGCTGTCCATGGGCCGTCGCACTGACCTTGAACCGTGGCGGCGCGAGCGAAATCGCATGCGCCGCGATCTAACATACCTCAAGTTCGTCCAGAGATACGTCAACGCAATTCTGGTGCAT GTGAACTACAGCACCGACACCAACGAGAATGTGCACCAAGCCGGCACTTTAGACCTAATCGCGCACCGCATCATGACCACGGAAGAGGTCGTGCTTGCGATGACCGCGGTCATCCCCGACGATGACCCCAGCCACTATCACGCCATCGTTCCCCTGATGCCAAGCAGCAGCTCCTCCCTGTGGCCGCCGTCGCTGGCAATCAACAACTTCAGTGAGGTGGCCGTGGGTCATCCGGCCGTGCTTGGCTACCAGGACGTTCTGATGTACGATCTGCCACCCTCCGGTGTAACAGCCTACGTGACCTGGGAGCTTGTGCGTCAGTTGGTTCCACTGACCGACCAGAA GTTTTCGCAAAGCACAGCCGAGGCCACCTGCTTCGAGGCCGTGTACCGTCTGATGCCTTACCCGAGCCTCATGCCGGGCATTGAGGCGTTGGACTCGTACAAGGGTTGGCTGGAGGCTGAGCTCATCTTCAAGGACGTCGCCGAGGCCCTGGTCAACTTCATGAATGTGCATGGAGTCGCTGTCCGGGCCCAGTGA